In the genome of Nitrospira japonica, one region contains:
- a CDS encoding caspase family protein: MTSRIAVIVGIDLYEHYKRLYGCVNDANSVKSVLERHDDGSLNFECKLLTGSSQTNPITKFQLRDSLSQLFMANVDYALFYFAGHGDITATDTYLLTSDSRRSDDGISLTEILQMANDAAKKIRSRNRAIVLDCCYSGSAGTPPVTGELALLSQGLTILTASTAEQYSTEQDGRGLFTSLFVDALTGSAASITGHITFGSIYAHVDQSLGKLGQRPVFKTNVHEFVPIRTVRAPIALADLKRIAEFFPSDEYPFPLNPSFEPEVKGRGPGMPPPDPRNTEKFRILQAYNRINLVVPVDAPHMWHAAMEYKSCKLTPLGMHYRRLVQNGRI; encoded by the coding sequence ATGACATCTAGAATCGCAGTGATCGTCGGCATCGATCTCTACGAGCATTACAAAAGGCTCTATGGATGTGTTAACGATGCGAACTCAGTCAAGAGTGTTTTGGAGCGTCACGATGATGGTTCTCTCAATTTTGAGTGCAAGCTTCTGACCGGAAGCAGTCAAACTAATCCGATTACGAAATTCCAACTAAGAGATAGCCTGAGTCAACTATTTATGGCGAACGTTGATTATGCTCTATTCTATTTCGCAGGGCATGGTGACATTACCGCAACGGACACTTACCTTCTCACATCTGATTCCAGACGTAGCGACGATGGGATATCTCTCACTGAGATACTCCAAATGGCCAACGATGCAGCCAAGAAGATCCGGTCAAGAAACAGAGCGATTGTTTTGGACTGCTGTTATTCGGGGAGTGCCGGAACGCCACCCGTAACTGGGGAACTTGCACTCTTGTCGCAAGGGCTTACAATACTTACTGCATCCACTGCAGAGCAGTATTCTACTGAACAGGACGGGAGAGGCCTCTTCACAAGTCTGTTCGTTGATGCACTAACTGGCAGTGCCGCAAGCATTACCGGCCACATTACTTTCGGCAGCATCTATGCGCACGTCGATCAGTCTCTTGGGAAGCTAGGACAACGCCCAGTATTTAAGACAAACGTCCATGAGTTCGTTCCCATAAGAACGGTGCGTGCGCCAATAGCGCTTGCTGATCTTAAGAGGATAGCGGAGTTTTTCCCGTCCGATGAATATCCATTTCCGTTGAATCCATCATTCGAGCCAGAGGTTAAGGGGCGCGGTCCTGGCATGCCACCACCAGACCCTCGGAATACTGAGAAGTTTCGAATTCTCCAAGCGTATAACCGAATTAACTTGGTTGTTCCTGTAGATGCCCCGCACATGTGGCATGCAGCGATGGAATACAAATCATGCAAACTCACCCCACTTGGGATGCACTATCGTCGGCTCGTTCAGAATGGTCGGATATGA
- a CDS encoding phospholipase D-like domain-containing protein, with protein sequence MKLRSIAAQQWLNRISKRDPELFKEIEPKFSTEYIRKAEFAPDAPSSRAASELDQLPEWLIPLPLEDATKRRKPDETDIADRREEAVVRADTRPVFLIRDNQFVRETDGGPMRISWARRIEALATISQRIQAVGRIEFANHPSREWGGTGWLVRDRIVATNRHVAKLFARADGVQFIFRPGLNPLEPLGVTVDFLEEFNSARSLYAKVQKVLYISPDSGADLALLLLAHWGSTAPPTPIPLSSSLPAEDDFVATIGYPAESSDPRERELVRNIFGNVFNKKRLAPGQIMAPEGQDVVHDCSTLNGNSGSVLISLKSGEAVGLHYEGSFMRANYAVPVGEIKKALVDIDTSPPQFLEQSPRVQEALSARQVIADDTTLVIPLEIHVSVRLPKTLSASNEVKVQPTPQLNLTDPLVTARQLLGKRSEVLRIYLGKRVRKGWITDEDAIIVEVREKLSSARLQDANIQPIPETISGMPVDIQVASVWTQLKTLGIDFTERLLEAPPGINYREPPNLSLKTVHEHMEAIFHVSPDSGFPQLQTLFSKVTRTLTATMYEWDAEHIFESLRQAIEPAGRTLLMVTQPPKKRSRPSLDINVARLKTILGDRLKHASAAVFAPRNLFDTSYHIKVAVADRESVWLSSGNWKDSGQPNIHPAATGETTWAPLLDHNREWHALIHNANLAGQFEDYIQYDYEQSKVVREPEAPPFEWPDLFVPLPDAARVLEAPRGKPNYFQPLILSRRIRITPLLTPDYEDFIDAVLSLIRGADRSLLIQNQSFNLLKEHNRPKFEEFFEILIAKQKRGLDVRIIIRDASEFPGNAEEKQDNLLTRLVRRGLGLDRIRLQSNCHTKGIIVDGAKVLLGSHNLTNAGTHTNRDASLIVDDNEVARYFRDVFEFDWTNLAGSRIPEAPPAIRLAPKGEPAPPGMIRINASEIFDSDFPNLSFFARRRAS encoded by the coding sequence ATGAAGCTCCGATCAATCGCCGCACAGCAATGGCTCAATAGGATCAGCAAGCGCGATCCTGAATTATTCAAGGAAATCGAGCCGAAGTTCTCTACGGAGTATATTCGCAAAGCAGAATTTGCACCCGACGCACCTTCATCAAGAGCAGCATCTGAACTCGACCAACTCCCGGAATGGTTAATACCCCTTCCGCTAGAGGATGCCACCAAACGGCGAAAACCTGACGAGACCGATATTGCAGATCGAAGAGAGGAAGCAGTCGTTCGAGCTGATACTCGACCCGTTTTTCTCATTAGAGATAATCAGTTTGTCAGAGAAACCGACGGTGGCCCAATGAGGATAAGCTGGGCCAGGCGGATAGAAGCCTTGGCAACAATCAGCCAGCGAATTCAGGCCGTGGGCCGAATCGAATTCGCAAATCATCCAAGTCGAGAATGGGGTGGAACAGGCTGGCTTGTTCGAGACCGAATTGTAGCTACCAATCGGCATGTTGCAAAATTGTTTGCTCGTGCCGATGGTGTTCAGTTTATTTTCCGTCCAGGCCTCAATCCGCTTGAGCCTCTAGGAGTTACAGTCGATTTCCTGGAGGAATTCAATAGTGCAAGAAGCCTTTACGCCAAGGTCCAGAAAGTCCTCTACATTTCACCAGACTCCGGGGCAGATCTGGCGTTATTGCTACTTGCTCATTGGGGCTCGACCGCACCACCTACCCCAATTCCACTATCATCGAGCCTTCCTGCAGAGGATGATTTTGTCGCCACCATCGGATACCCTGCCGAGTCAAGCGATCCGAGGGAACGCGAGCTAGTTCGGAACATTTTTGGAAATGTATTTAACAAGAAACGACTCGCGCCTGGACAAATCATGGCCCCGGAAGGCCAAGATGTCGTCCACGACTGCTCTACACTAAATGGCAATTCTGGATCGGTATTAATCAGCTTGAAATCTGGTGAGGCAGTCGGCCTGCATTACGAGGGATCCTTCATGCGGGCGAACTATGCAGTCCCTGTCGGGGAAATCAAAAAGGCGCTGGTAGATATTGATACGTCCCCCCCTCAATTTCTTGAGCAATCCCCGCGAGTGCAGGAGGCATTGTCGGCGAGGCAAGTGATTGCGGATGATACTACGCTTGTCATTCCCCTAGAAATCCATGTAAGTGTCCGTCTCCCCAAAACATTATCGGCATCAAATGAAGTCAAGGTTCAACCGACTCCCCAATTGAACTTGACCGACCCGCTGGTTACTGCCCGTCAACTACTTGGGAAGCGATCGGAAGTACTTCGAATTTATCTTGGCAAGCGGGTGCGAAAGGGGTGGATCACCGACGAGGATGCCATCATTGTCGAAGTGCGGGAGAAACTTTCGTCGGCTCGACTTCAAGACGCCAATATCCAACCAATTCCGGAAACAATTAGCGGTATGCCAGTCGACATACAGGTTGCTTCAGTATGGACCCAACTCAAAACACTGGGCATTGACTTTACCGAAAGACTCCTGGAGGCCCCACCAGGAATCAACTATCGAGAACCTCCCAATTTGTCGCTGAAGACCGTTCATGAGCACATGGAGGCAATATTCCACGTCAGCCCAGATAGCGGCTTTCCACAACTACAAACACTATTTTCAAAAGTAACGCGCACACTGACAGCAACCATGTATGAATGGGATGCTGAGCATATTTTCGAATCGCTCCGACAAGCCATAGAACCTGCTGGTCGCACTCTGCTGATGGTCACCCAGCCGCCCAAGAAACGATCCCGTCCTTCTCTTGATATTAATGTTGCTCGCCTAAAGACTATTCTGGGGGATAGACTGAAGCACGCTTCGGCTGCAGTTTTTGCACCACGTAACTTGTTCGATACCTCTTACCATATCAAAGTAGCAGTAGCAGATCGCGAATCGGTGTGGCTCTCAAGTGGGAACTGGAAGGATTCTGGGCAACCCAACATTCACCCTGCAGCCACTGGTGAAACTACCTGGGCACCGCTGCTAGACCATAATCGTGAATGGCATGCATTAATACACAATGCCAATCTTGCAGGACAGTTTGAGGATTATATCCAGTACGATTATGAGCAGTCCAAGGTTGTTCGAGAACCTGAAGCGCCCCCTTTCGAATGGCCAGACTTGTTTGTACCTTTACCAGATGCGGCCCGTGTTCTAGAAGCCCCGCGAGGGAAACCGAACTACTTCCAACCACTGATCCTCAGTCGCCGAATACGGATCACACCTTTGTTGACGCCAGACTATGAAGACTTCATCGACGCAGTGCTCTCCCTTATCCGAGGGGCCGACCGTAGCCTCCTTATTCAAAATCAGTCTTTCAACTTACTCAAGGAACACAATCGACCCAAGTTCGAGGAGTTTTTTGAGATTCTCATTGCAAAGCAAAAAAGGGGTCTTGATGTTCGCATTATTATACGAGATGCTTCGGAATTCCCTGGTAATGCAGAAGAGAAGCAAGACAACCTCCTGACTCGATTAGTACGAAGGGGGTTAGGGCTCGACAGGATCAGGCTCCAATCAAACTGCCACACGAAAGGAATCATTGTCGATGGGGCCAAAGTTCTCTTGGGCAGCCATAACCTCACTAATGCCGGCACACATACGAATCGTGACGCGAGTCTGATCGTGGATGATAATGAAGTCGCTCGGTACTTCAGAGATGTGTTCGAATTTGATTGGACCAATCTGGCAGGGTCGCGTATCCCGGAAGCCCCGCCAGCGATTCGCCTTGCCCCTAAGGGGGAACCTGCTCCTCCGGGTATGATCAGAATCAATGCATCAGAAATTTTCGATAGTGATTTTCCAAATCTCTCATTCTTCGCAAGAAGGCGAGCAAGCTAG
- a CDS encoding TIR domain-containing protein codes for MANPKVIFVAFAIEDERQRDFLKGQSLNTQCPFEYVDMSVKEAYSSEWKERVRTRIRRSDGVIALVSRNSLNSSGQKWELQCARGETKPILGIWAYTHDRTYLPDLATIPWTWETIGRFINDI; via the coding sequence ATGGCGAACCCCAAGGTCATATTTGTCGCATTTGCCATTGAGGACGAAAGGCAGAGAGACTTCCTCAAAGGACAGTCCTTGAATACTCAATGTCCGTTCGAGTACGTCGATATGTCGGTGAAAGAGGCGTATTCGTCGGAGTGGAAAGAGCGTGTTCGCACCCGCATTCGCCGTTCGGATGGCGTGATCGCACTGGTCAGTAGGAACTCTTTGAATTCAAGTGGGCAGAAATGGGAGCTTCAGTGCGCACGAGGTGAAACCAAGCCAATTCTTGGTATTTGGGCGTACACACATGACAGAACCTATCTGCCGGACCTCGCGACTATCCCATGGACTTGGGAAACTATTGGGAGGTTTATCAATGACATCTAG